The following are from one region of the Flavobacteriaceae bacterium UJ101 genome:
- a CDS encoding sec-independent protein translocase protein TatA (Part of the twin-arginine translocation (Tat) system that transports large folded proteins containing a characteristic twin-arginine motif in their signal peptide across membranes. TatA could form the protein-conducting channel of the Tat system; Belongs to the TatA/E family.) — protein sequence MFHTILFIGFPEIITVLIIAVMLFGADKLPEIARTFGKTVRQMRDASDDIKREIMKPVDDVKNEVKTQTDEVSPFQEVQKEIADAREEIEEFTRGPVKRD from the coding sequence ATGTTTCACACAATTCTTTTTATAGGGTTTCCTGAAATCATTACAGTACTTATTATTGCTGTAATGTTATTTGGTGCAGATAAACTTCCTGAAATTGCCCGTACTTTTGGAAAAACAGTACGTCAAATGCGTGATGCTTCAGACGACATTAAACGCGAAATTATGAAACCTGTTGATGATGTCAAAAACGAAGTTAAGACTCAAACTGATGAAGTATCGCCTTTTCAAGAAGTTCAAAAAGAAATTGCCGATGCTCGTGAAGAAATTGAGGAATTTACACGAGGCCCTGTTAAACGAGATTAA
- the ispB gene encoding all-trans-octaprenyl-diphosphate synthase (Supplies heptaprenyl diphosphate, the precursor for the side chain of the isoprenoid quinone menaquinone-7 (MQ-7). Belongs to the FPP/GGPP synthase family.; KEGG: alv:Alvin_2159 octaprenyl-diphosphate synthase) — protein sequence MKKRVEKIKAPITAEMEIFEDKFRSAMRSRVPLLDRITHYIVRRKGKQMRPMFVFLVAKMLGDVEERTYRAASLIELIHTATLVHDDVVDDSNMRRGFFSINALWKNKIAILVGDYLLSKSLLMAVDHNDHDLLKVVSRSIKEMSEGELLQIEKARKLDITESVYYDIIRMKTATLIASCCEGGARSVNVSDEQAKTMHHFGECIGMAFQIKDDLFDYQQTNLIGKPVGIDIQERKMTLPLIYAINHASEKDRKWLIQSIKKHNKNKKRVREVIDYVKKSGGIEYTIQKMKDYQNKALQIITDQPNSPAKESLIEMINYVIERKK from the coding sequence TTGAAAAAACGAGTAGAAAAAATAAAAGCTCCTATAACTGCTGAAATGGAAATCTTTGAAGATAAGTTCCGTTCAGCAATGCGATCTAGAGTTCCTTTATTAGATCGAATCACACATTATATTGTTCGTAGGAAAGGTAAGCAAATGCGTCCAATGTTTGTTTTTTTAGTTGCCAAAATGCTAGGTGATGTTGAGGAACGAACTTATCGTGCCGCCTCCCTAATTGAATTAATTCATACCGCGACATTAGTTCATGATGATGTAGTAGATGACAGTAATATGCGACGTGGTTTTTTCTCTATTAATGCTTTATGGAAAAATAAAATTGCCATTTTAGTAGGTGATTATTTATTATCTAAAAGTCTTTTAATGGCTGTTGATCATAATGACCATGATTTATTGAAAGTAGTTTCACGCTCTATTAAAGAAATGAGTGAGGGGGAATTATTACAAATTGAAAAAGCACGTAAATTAGATATTACGGAATCCGTTTATTACGATATCATTCGAATGAAAACAGCAACTTTAATTGCTTCTTGTTGTGAAGGAGGAGCTCGTTCAGTAAATGTTTCGGACGAACAAGCCAAAACCATGCATCATTTTGGAGAATGCATTGGAATGGCTTTTCAAATTAAAGATGATTTATTTGACTATCAACAAACCAATTTAATTGGAAAACCTGTCGGCATTGATATTCAAGAACGTAAAATGACACTACCATTAATATATGCCATCAACCATGCTTCTGAAAAAGATAGAAAATGGCTTATTCAATCAATAAAAAAGCACAATAAAAATAAAAAACGAGTTCGAGAAGTAATCGATTATGTAAAAAAATCAGGGGGTATTGAGTACACCATTCAAAAAATGAAAGACTATCAAAATAAAGCTTTACAAATTATTACTGATCAACCTAACTCACCTGCAAAAGAATCATTAATTGAAATGATTAACTACGTTATTGAGCGTAAAAAATAG
- a CDS encoding protein translocase subunit SecD (Part of the Sec protein translocase complex. Interacts with the SecYEG preprotein conducting channel. SecDF uses the proton motive force (PMF) to complete protein translocation after the ATP-dependent function of SecA; Belongs to the SecD/SecF family. SecD subfamily.) — protein MRNKGFFTAILLILTAICFYYFSKTFYAQGIESDAKAYASIQKDGDIYVDPIKEKKYLDSIAIVDSTGFFTYEDARKDELNLGLDLKGGINVILEVSEKDIIVDLANYSQNPVFLAALTATDEQMKNSQESYRDLFFQNFQLEKQKAGSSINLASSQIFGNAKMGGIISTNTSDADVQKEVSSKIRSAVSDAKRIIEQRIDKFGVAQPVVQQIENTGRIIVELPGVQDTERVKKLLQSTAKLEFWKLDYNTTAFFQNIELLNRQKTASKIQKEEIKDTVTTKNDSIKTSSLEDKANTTEEVTATEEAKPLFVGIQAGQALANVADTATINKYLKSHEARQALTGRSRYDRFVWDAKPLQSNPDQIYLYALEGNRQGKATLGGDVVQTATNNRSQYGQVSVDLQMTTPGAKEWAKVTKANIGNQLAIVLDNQVYSAPVIRGEMNTGTASITGQFSDAEAKDLADILNAGKLPASAKIIQAEVVGPSLGQEAIDAGLMSFAIALILVLIWMLFYYAGAGVIADISLAANLIFVLGVLISIHGVLTLPGIAGIVLTIGMAVDANVLIFDRIREELYKGKDKRQAIKDGYNFALSSILDANVTTFLTAIILGTFGSGPIKGFAVTLGIGIITSLISSLILSRLLIELFPKVNFSTSMTKNWFMDMNIDFLGKRKIAYMISGGLILVGLASLVTRGLDLGVDFVGGRTYTIQLEQPVKSDQLATELTALFVDGDGKTYAPQVKTLGTDNKIKITTKYMINENDDTKVDEKIFDALYKGMKPYLPADMSRETFAKGGETKKYGVLSYNKVGPTIADDIKQEAFLAVGLSLAVIFLYILIRFRKWQFSAGAVIAVFHDVLLVLGIFSIAKDILPFSLEIDQAFIAAILTVIGYSLNDTVVVFDRIREYLYENKSMPFGQLMNKALNSTLSRTVNTSFTTLIVLLIIFFFGGDTIKGFMFALIVGVIVGTYSSLFVASPVTYDLTKGSLKNRKA, from the coding sequence ATGCGTAATAAAGGATTTTTTACTGCAATTTTATTGATTCTAACCGCTATTTGCTTTTACTACTTTAGTAAAACATTTTATGCTCAAGGAATCGAATCAGATGCAAAAGCGTACGCTTCTATACAAAAAGATGGAGATATTTATGTAGATCCAATTAAAGAAAAGAAGTATTTAGATTCAATAGCAATTGTAGATTCAACAGGATTCTTCACTTATGAAGATGCGAGAAAAGATGAGTTAAATTTAGGACTTGACCTTAAAGGAGGTATCAATGTTATTTTAGAAGTATCTGAAAAAGATATCATTGTAGATTTGGCTAATTATTCTCAAAACCCTGTATTCTTAGCTGCTTTAACAGCTACTGATGAGCAAATGAAGAACAGCCAAGAATCTTATAGAGACTTATTTTTTCAAAATTTCCAATTAGAAAAACAAAAAGCAGGCTCTTCTATCAATTTAGCCTCCTCTCAAATTTTTGGAAATGCCAAAATGGGAGGAATTATCAGTACGAACACTTCAGATGCTGATGTTCAAAAAGAAGTTTCTTCAAAAATCCGATCTGCAGTAAGTGATGCAAAGCGTATTATTGAACAACGTATTGATAAATTTGGTGTAGCACAACCTGTAGTTCAACAAATTGAAAATACAGGGCGTATTATTGTTGAGTTACCAGGTGTTCAGGATACTGAACGTGTTAAAAAACTTTTACAATCAACTGCTAAATTAGAGTTTTGGAAGCTTGATTATAATACAACAGCATTTTTCCAAAATATTGAATTATTAAATCGTCAGAAAACAGCTTCTAAGATTCAAAAAGAAGAAATTAAAGATACTGTAACGACTAAGAATGATTCTATCAAAACATCTTCTTTAGAAGATAAAGCCAATACAACGGAAGAAGTTACAGCTACTGAAGAAGCAAAACCTTTATTTGTAGGGATTCAAGCGGGACAAGCATTAGCAAATGTTGCTGACACTGCTACTATCAATAAATATTTAAAATCTCACGAAGCTCGTCAAGCTCTAACAGGAAGAAGTCGTTACGATCGTTTTGTATGGGATGCTAAACCTTTACAAAGTAACCCTGATCAAATTTACTTATACGCATTAGAAGGAAACCGTCAAGGAAAAGCAACTTTAGGGGGAGATGTAGTTCAAACAGCTACAAACAATCGTAGCCAATATGGACAAGTATCGGTTGATTTACAAATGACCACTCCTGGAGCCAAAGAATGGGCAAAAGTAACTAAAGCAAACATTGGAAATCAATTAGCTATTGTTTTAGATAATCAAGTATATTCGGCTCCTGTAATTCGAGGAGAAATGAATACAGGAACAGCTTCTATTACAGGGCAATTTTCTGATGCTGAAGCAAAAGATTTAGCTGACATTTTAAATGCAGGTAAATTACCCGCTTCTGCTAAAATTATACAAGCCGAAGTAGTAGGTCCTTCATTAGGACAAGAAGCTATTGATGCAGGTTTAATGTCCTTTGCGATTGCTTTAATATTAGTATTGATTTGGATGTTATTCTATTACGCTGGAGCTGGTGTTATTGCTGATATTTCATTAGCAGCCAATTTAATCTTCGTTTTAGGAGTTTTAATTTCAATCCATGGAGTATTAACATTACCTGGTATTGCGGGTATTGTATTAACCATTGGTATGGCAGTGGATGCTAACGTATTAATTTTCGATCGTATTCGTGAAGAGTTATATAAAGGAAAAGATAAACGTCAAGCAATTAAAGATGGATACAACTTTGCATTATCTTCTATTTTAGATGCAAACGTTACCACTTTCTTAACTGCTATTATTTTAGGAACTTTTGGATCAGGTCCTATTAAAGGATTTGCCGTTACATTAGGTATTGGTATTATTACTTCTTTAATCAGTTCATTGATTTTATCAAGATTATTAATTGAATTGTTCCCTAAAGTAAACTTCTCAACATCTATGACCAAAAACTGGTTCATGGATATGAATATCGACTTTTTAGGAAAGAGAAAAATTGCTTATATGATCTCTGGAGGTTTAATTCTAGTAGGATTAGCTTCTTTAGTTACGAGAGGACTAGATTTAGGAGTTGATTTCGTTGGAGGAAGAACTTACACCATTCAATTAGAACAACCTGTTAAGTCTGATCAATTAGCAACTGAATTAACGGCTCTATTTGTAGATGGCGATGGAAAAACCTATGCTCCTCAAGTAAAAACATTAGGAACAGATAATAAAATAAAGATCACTACAAAGTATATGATTAATGAAAATGACGATACGAAAGTAGATGAGAAGATCTTTGATGCTCTATATAAGGGAATGAAACCTTATTTACCAGCAGATATGTCACGTGAAACTTTTGCAAAAGGAGGTGAAACTAAAAAATACGGTGTACTTTCTTACAACAAAGTAGGACCTACAATTGCTGATGATATTAAACAAGAAGCTTTCTTAGCCGTTGGTTTATCTTTAGCTGTTATTTTCTTATATATCTTAATTCGATTTAGAAAATGGCAATTCTCAGCTGGTGCAGTAATCGCAGTATTCCACGATGTTTTATTAGTATTAGGGATTTTCTCTATAGCAAAAGATATTTTACCTTTTTCTTTAGAAATAGACCAAGCATTTATTGCTGCTATTCTAACCGTAATTGGTTACTCTTTAAATGACACGGTGGTTGTATTTGACCGTATACGTGAATACTTATATGAAAATAAGTCTATGCCTTTCGGTCAATTGATGAATAAAGCTTTAAATAGTACATTAAGTCGTACAGTAAATACTTCCTTTACAACATTAATTGTATTATTAATTATCTTCTTCTTTGGAGGAGACACAATTAAAGGATTTATGTTTGCTTTAATTGTTGGGGTTATAGTAGGTACTTACTCATCATTATTTGTAGCATCTCCTGTAACATACGATTTAACGAAAGGATCATTAAAAAATAGAAAAGCATAA
- the mfnA|adc gene encoding tyrosine decarboxylase (KEGG: hje:HacjB3_13125 tyrosine decarboxylase / aspartate 1-decarboxylase), protein MTHRKLWKKKTQEEIKHRIFSALKENVYYKEEYILGVPGSHLDEKVFPQEDVPFIADAPFISTLVHNPNHIGCHTLGKSESFFSGTQEIERELIDICAVDILKGKSGQQDGYVASGGTEANLQAIWIYRNYFKQEFNASLEEICIITSEDNHYSMDKAANVLSIDVFKVDVVDHNREITHKSVQETLQKAINLGKKHFIVVVNMMTTMFGSVDSISCYIEELSKLNLSFKIHVDGAYGGFYYPFSNPNNILNFENSHIDSFTLDAHKMAQAPYGTGIFLIRKGLIQYANTKAGYVEGEDFTLIGSRSGANAIAVWMILMKHGPFGWEEKIFILQKRTQWLCDQLSQLNIEFYRHPDANIVTIRNSYVSETIAKKYWLVPDNHQNPNWFKIVVMDHVTIEKLVPLIEDLKSNLR, encoded by the coding sequence ATGACTCATAGAAAACTCTGGAAGAAAAAAACACAAGAAGAAATTAAACACCGTATTTTCTCAGCATTAAAAGAAAATGTTTATTATAAAGAAGAATATATTTTAGGTGTCCCAGGGTCACATTTAGATGAAAAAGTTTTCCCTCAAGAAGATGTCCCTTTTATTGCAGATGCTCCTTTTATTTCAACCTTGGTTCATAATCCTAATCATATTGGTTGTCATACACTTGGGAAATCAGAATCTTTCTTTTCAGGTACACAGGAAATCGAAAGAGAATTAATCGATATTTGTGCTGTTGACATTTTGAAAGGAAAATCGGGTCAACAAGATGGTTATGTTGCTTCTGGTGGAACAGAAGCAAATTTACAAGCTATTTGGATTTACCGAAATTATTTCAAACAAGAATTCAATGCTTCTCTAGAAGAAATTTGTATCATCACCAGTGAAGACAATCATTATTCTATGGATAAGGCAGCTAATGTACTATCTATTGATGTATTTAAAGTAGATGTTGTCGATCATAATAGAGAAATCACCCATAAATCAGTTCAAGAAACACTTCAAAAAGCAATTAATCTAGGTAAGAAACATTTTATTGTTGTGGTTAATATGATGACAACTATGTTTGGTTCTGTTGATTCTATTTCCTGTTATATTGAAGAACTTTCAAAACTAAATCTTTCATTCAAAATACATGTTGATGGTGCCTACGGAGGATTTTATTATCCATTTTCGAATCCTAATAACATATTAAATTTTGAAAACTCTCATATTGATTCATTTACTTTGGATGCACACAAAATGGCCCAAGCCCCCTATGGAACGGGTATTTTTCTTATTCGTAAAGGATTAATTCAGTATGCTAACACAAAAGCAGGTTATGTTGAGGGAGAAGATTTCACTTTAATAGGGAGTCGTTCTGGCGCAAACGCTATTGCAGTTTGGATGATTTTAATGAAACACGGACCTTTTGGTTGGGAAGAAAAGATCTTTATTTTACAAAAAAGAACACAATGGCTATGTGATCAACTATCACAATTAAATATTGAATTTTACCGTCATCCTGATGCTAATATTGTAACTATTAGAAATTCCTATGTATCAGAAACTATTGCAAAAAAATATTGGTTGGTTCCAGATAATCATCAAAATCCAAACTGGTTTAAAATTGTAGTAATGGACCATGTTACTATTGAAAAACTAGTTCCATTAATTGAAGATTTAAAATCCAATTTAAGATAA